Genomic segment of Prochlorococcus marinus XMU1405:
AAGGAGCTGTTTCTTATTTTGAATACATAAAACAAAAAAATAAGATAGAAGAATTAATTTCCAGAGAAAATCAGATAAATGAAGAATTAAAAGAAATTAATTATCAACTAGATAATTCTTTATTAAAGTCACCTTTAAATGGAAAAATTTTTAATTTAATAACATTTAGTCCTGGTTATGCTGGTTCTGCAGGAGAAACTTTATTAGAAGTAGTTCCAAATGGTCCACTTGAAGCTAAAGTAACATTTAATAATCCAGATGTTGGATTTATAAAAACAAATATGGATGCAGAAATAAGGGTTGATGCCTATCCGTTTACTCAATTTGGCTCTGTCAAAGGGAACTTAAGATTCATTAGCGAAGAATCATTAGACCCAGATCAATTAAATAATCAAATAAGATTTCCCGGATATGTTTCTTTATCTAATCAATATTTGATAAAGGATGAAAAAAAGTATCTTTTAAAATCAGGTCAAACTGTATCTGTAAACTTTATAGTTAGAGAAAAACCTTTGATCACTCTTCTTACCGATGTAATAGCAAATTCTTGGGATAGTCTAAGAGGTATAAAGACAGAGGGAAGTAGATAATTATTATTTATCTAAAGTTCAAAAGGTTCAACATCTTTTAATTTATTTTTTAATTGATTTGTTATTGCCTGACGAGAAATTGTAAGAAGCTTAAGGGTATCTTGATGCAGCCTTAATTGTGATTCACAGATTCTTAATCCTGTTAGATCATTTTTAATCTCATCGCTCAATGTATCTAAATTATATTTTTTTTCGTCAATGGTAATGTATTTTGGAGATTCGTTTTCTTGATCAGCCATTAGTCTTTTTGTACATTTACTTTATCTTAATAAAACATATTTAAACACTTAGTTCAATACTATTTTTTTAATTCAATTATCCGAAATTTACATTTTCTTGGAATAAACCAAATAAGTTGTTACCAACTATGGCAGCGATTATTAAAACGAAGGCAACTATGGCGAAAAGAGCACTAACATCTTTTATGTCATATGGTGCTTTAAATAAAGGTTTTTGGTCTGCCATTGTTATCTAATCTATAAATGAAATTGAATCATATTATTTTAATGCTTGTGAGAAGTATTAAGTTATTGTTTAGTCTAAGAATGGATAATAAAAAAGCCACTGAAAGTGGCTTTTTTTAATGGTTAAATAAACTAGCTTGTGTAAGCTTTTCCTCTATAAGTTAGTTCATTGTGCTGCTTTTTAGCTGCTTCTTTGTTCTGGACGTACTTTTGTCCTCTGTAAATTAGAGTCATTTTTTTAGCTCCGGTTTCGCTTAAGTCCCCGTTCCATGGCTTAAGTCGATTTGCGGCTTGCTATACGCAAGTTGAACGTTTTGGTAGCGGTTGCTACAAATTTATATTAACATCCATTAAAATTATTTGTCTAGGTTTTTAATAAATAAACTTAATATATTAATGATAGATTAGGTTTCTTATAAAAATATTTATCATAATCCCGGCTTAATTTGTCACAGGTTACATTTTGTTCGTTTTTGAGAAGTATTTTTTATTTAATGAACTTTTAAATGTAAAATTCTTAAGATTATAAAATTTGTTTTATGTTTTCTAGAAGCAAAAAACCTACAGTAAAAAAATCTGCAATAGTTGAAGAGACTCCATTATTTGCTCAATTATTACCATTCGCAAACAGAATGAATGATAAGGTCCAATTGGTAAATGCTTTGGCTTTTACTTTTATTATGGGATTCTCAATTTTTGGAATTGCTCTATGGAAACTATCAGGGCTGACCTAAATATTTTATTTTTGCAAAGCATCAATTTTAGATTCTTTGTTTTCAATTATGGTTATTAACCATCTAGAGGCTACCCCTCTTGATATTGATCTATTTTTTAGAAATCTACATATATATACATGTAGATTTTTTTCGTTTTTGGAGTTAAATTTCTCCTCA
This window contains:
- a CDS encoding HlyD family efflux transporter periplasmic adaptor subunit gives rise to the protein MIKFKKLLKKRIDFSPQEMRYKSSTFWGVTLTWTIIGSFGLSFIFACFARIDEVVTTRGELQPYGSLRPIKMPFSAKVDEILINEGEEVIKNQVLIKLDTDIFESRRNKLNVESKSLRDIISNEKELLKRIESVIDEGAVSYFEYIKQKNKIEELISRENQINEELKEINYQLDNSLLKSPLNGKIFNLITFSPGYAGSAGETLLEVVPNGPLEAKVTFNNPDVGFIKTNMDAEIRVDAYPFTQFGSVKGNLRFISEESLDPDQLNNQIRFPGYVSLSNQYLIKDEKKYLLKSGQTVSVNFIVREKPLITLLTDVIANSWDSLRGIKTEGSR
- a CDS encoding DUF4278 domain-containing protein, coding for MTLIYRGQKYVQNKEAAKKQHNELTYRGKAYTS
- a CDS encoding DUF6447 family protein, producing MADQENESPKYITIDEKKYNLDTLSDEIKNDLTGLRICESQLRLHQDTLKLLTISRQAITNQLKNKLKDVEPFEL
- a CDS encoding RNA recognition motif-containing protein produces the protein MTLSLNIGNLFNDSSSHALVDELRKRISEEDILDFEEKFNSKNEKNLHVYICRFLKNRSISRGVASRWLITIIENKESKIDALQK